The sequence GCATTACGACGCGAAGCCGGACCACGAGAATGAGGTGCTCGCGGCGCGTCTGGTGAAGTTGGCGCACGAACGTCGTCGATTCGGCTACCGCCGACTGCACGCCCTGGTGGAACGCGAAGGCACGCACGCCAATCACAAGCGCATCTATCGCCTGTACCGTGAGGCAGGGCTGGCTGTGCGGCGCCGTCGCAAGCGCCACGGCGTCATGATTGAGCGCGAGCAACTGGCATTGCCGGGCGCACCCAACGAGGTATGGTCAATCGATTTCGTGATGGATGCGCTTTCCAACGGCCGGCGCGTGAAGTGCCTGACCGTCGTCGACGATTTCACGAAAGAGGCTGTCGACATCGTCGTCGACCATGGCATCTCAGGTTTGTATGTCGCTCGGGCATTGGACCGTGCAGCTCGCTTCCGTGGCTATCCCAAGGCGGTGCGAACAGACCAGGGACCCGAATTTACGAGCCGCGCGCTTGACCAGTGGGCGTATGCGAACGGCGTCACGCTGAAGTTGATTCAGGCGGGCAAGCCCACGCAGAATGCGTACATCGAATCGTTCAACGGCAAGTTCCGCGACGAATGCCTTAACGAGCACTGGTTCACGACGCTCGCGCACGCTCGGGCAGTCATCGCGGCATGGCGTCAGGACTACAACGAGCAAAGGCCGCACAGCGCACTGAACTACCTTGCGCCGTCAGAGTTTGCGGCGAAACATCGGGCAACCGCGGACGCTCCTGCCGCTTTCCAGGAGTTGGTTTAAAGGGACTTTGCTAGAAGCCCATTGGCCCTATCGAAGGGGGCAGGTCACTGCGGCCACAGCGCGGCGAGGCGCTCGGCGAGCTCGGCGCAAAGGTTCGGTTCGTCGTCGGCGATGAGCGCGCTCGGCATGTCAGTCGATTGGAATCTGCAAGGCCGCGGTCACGCCCCGCGTGGCGCCGGCCGTCGCGCCGACCGACACGCGGCCGCGCGCGCCGTAGAGGCTCGTGAGGCGCGCGACGACGTTGGCGAGCCCGA is a genomic window of Burkholderia mallei ATCC 23344 containing:
- a CDS encoding IS3-like element IS407 family transposase (programmed frameshift), whose translation is MKKRFTEQQIIGFLKEAEAGMPVKELCRKHGFSDASFYTWRAKFGGMEVSEARRLKGLEVENARLKKLLAEAMLDMEALKVVVKGKPLSPQAKREAVLAIREKVNISERRACRLVGLSRSVLHYDAKPDHENEVLAARLVKLAHERRRFGYRRLHALVEREGTHANHKRIYRLYREAGLAVRRRRKRHGVMIEREQLALPGAPNEVWSIDFVMDALSNGRRVKCLTVVDDFTKEAVDIVVDHGISGLYVARALDRAARFRGYPKAVRTDQGPEFTSRALDQWAYANGVTLKLIQAGKPTQNAYIESFNGKFRDECLNEHWFTTLAHARAVIAAWRQDYNEQRPHSALNYLAPSEFAAKHRATADAPAAFQELV